From the Acidovorax carolinensis genome, one window contains:
- a CDS encoding restriction endonuclease, with protein sequence MKFKMAEKSLFAMLLRSPWWVSFVVVGLIVLAAGALLPKEYFVVGALAGFPIFVVGCVAAWKQLRAPHPAKVTEMLGAVATMPWRDFANTLAAAWTRAGYTVERVPGNGAADFCLAKSGSTTLASARRWKAATHGVEPLRELRAAMEQRGAATGLYVLAQGSLSDNARLYARDHGITIVQDDTLAALLLTKP encoded by the coding sequence GTGAAATTCAAGATGGCCGAGAAATCCCTGTTTGCCATGCTGCTGCGCTCGCCTTGGTGGGTCAGTTTTGTGGTGGTGGGCCTCATCGTCCTGGCCGCAGGTGCGCTGCTGCCCAAGGAGTATTTCGTGGTGGGTGCGCTGGCCGGTTTTCCCATCTTTGTGGTGGGCTGCGTGGCCGCCTGGAAGCAACTGCGCGCACCCCATCCCGCCAAAGTAACCGAGATGCTCGGCGCTGTCGCCACCATGCCCTGGCGTGACTTTGCCAATACGCTCGCGGCCGCCTGGACGCGCGCGGGCTACACCGTCGAACGCGTTCCCGGCAACGGCGCCGCCGATTTCTGCCTGGCAAAGAGCGGCAGCACCACGCTGGCCAGCGCCCGCCGGTGGAAAGCCGCCACCCACGGCGTGGAGCCGCTGCGCGAGCTGCGCGCCGCCATGGAGCAACGCGGGGCCGCCACGGGTTTGTATGTGCTGGCCCAGGGCAGCCTCAGCGACAACGCCCGGCTGTATGCGCGCGACCACGGCATCACCATCGTTCAGGATGACACGTTGGCCGCTTTGCTGCTGACCAAGCCCTGA
- the apbC gene encoding iron-sulfur cluster carrier protein ApbC: MAVTEQGLLAALSSVLDPHTGKDFVSTRALRNVQITGGDVAFDVELGYPAKSVVPELRRSLVAAAKGVAGVENVSANITTKVIAHAVQRGVQLLPQVKNIIAVASGKGGVGKSTTAANLALALAVEGASVGVLDADIYGPSQPMMLGINRRPESDDGKTMEPLENYGVQVMSIGFLVDQDEAMIWRGPMATQALEQLLRQTNWKDLDYLIIDMPPGTGDIQLTLSQRVPMTGAVIVTTPQDIALLDAKKGIKMFEKVGVPILGIVENMAVHVCSNCGQVEHIFGADGGKKMAAEYGMDYLGALPLDMSIRLQADSGKPTVVADPDGDVAKIYKKVARDVAVKIAQQAKDFSNKFPTISISKNT, from the coding sequence ATGGCAGTCACCGAACAGGGCCTCTTGGCCGCACTTTCCAGCGTGCTGGATCCCCATACCGGCAAGGATTTCGTCAGCACCCGCGCTCTGCGCAATGTGCAGATCACTGGTGGCGATGTGGCCTTTGACGTGGAGCTGGGCTACCCCGCCAAGAGTGTGGTGCCCGAGCTGCGCCGCAGCCTGGTGGCTGCCGCCAAGGGCGTTGCGGGCGTGGAGAACGTGTCGGCCAACATCACCACCAAGGTGATTGCGCATGCCGTGCAGCGCGGCGTGCAGCTGTTGCCGCAGGTCAAGAACATCATTGCCGTGGCCTCCGGCAAGGGCGGCGTGGGCAAGAGCACCACCGCTGCCAATCTGGCCCTGGCCCTGGCGGTCGAGGGCGCCAGCGTGGGCGTGCTGGACGCCGACATCTACGGCCCCAGCCAGCCCATGATGCTGGGCATCAACCGCCGTCCCGAAAGCGACGACGGCAAGACCATGGAGCCGCTGGAGAACTACGGCGTGCAGGTCATGTCCATCGGCTTCCTGGTGGACCAGGACGAAGCCATGATCTGGCGCGGCCCCATGGCCACGCAGGCGCTGGAGCAGCTCTTGCGCCAGACCAACTGGAAGGACCTGGACTACCTCATCATCGACATGCCCCCCGGCACGGGCGACATCCAGCTCACGCTGAGCCAGCGCGTGCCCATGACCGGCGCCGTGATCGTCACCACGCCGCAGGACATCGCCCTGCTGGACGCCAAGAAGGGCATCAAGATGTTTGAAAAGGTGGGCGTGCCCATCCTGGGCATCGTCGAGAACATGGCCGTGCATGTGTGCAGCAACTGCGGCCAGGTGGAGCACATCTTTGGCGCCGACGGCGGCAAGAAGATGGCGGCCGAATACGGCATGGACTACCTGGGTGCGCTGCCGCTCGACATGAGCATCCGCTTGCAGGCCGACAGCGGCAAGCCCACCGTGGTGGCCGACCCCGACGGGGACGTGGCCAAGATCTACAAGAAAGTGGCGCGCGACGTGGCGGTGAAGATCGCGCAGCAGGCCAAGGACTTTTCAAACAAGTTCCCGACGATTTCGATCAGCAAGAACACCTGA
- a CDS encoding LysR substrate-binding domain-containing protein, with amino-acid sequence MNLLASLRYLVALHEHRHFGRAAQACHITQPALSNALRALEKEFGVVVVRRGRSFEGFTPEGERVLASAQRMLHEHQVLQQDLSSDAAHPRGTLRLGAVPTAMPILARFAAQLQARHPGIVPVALSMSAQALEAGLENISLDLALGYTERMPARGGQLRAWPQYVEHYFLLRRALWPPQGAGRGLQIGPPMAWADAAALPLCLLTPEMHNRSLVDGAFRTAGATVMPAMETDSVLTLALSVVAGQVCSVLPGALVDAVRGHDGLEALPLTNPVLTTPIGFMSHRQVQPTRALDAALALAQAPDWLQHAAAHSGSLAAG; translated from the coding sequence ATGAACCTGCTCGCGTCCCTGCGCTACCTGGTGGCGCTGCACGAGCATCGGCACTTCGGCCGGGCGGCGCAGGCCTGCCACATCACGCAGCCGGCCCTATCCAACGCGCTGCGTGCGCTGGAAAAAGAATTTGGCGTGGTGGTGGTGCGCCGTGGCCGCAGTTTTGAGGGCTTCACGCCCGAGGGCGAGCGTGTGCTGGCCTCGGCCCAGCGGATGCTGCACGAGCACCAGGTGCTGCAGCAGGATCTGAGCAGCGACGCCGCCCACCCGCGCGGCACGCTGCGGCTGGGGGCCGTACCCACGGCCATGCCTATCCTGGCGCGGTTTGCGGCGCAGCTGCAGGCACGGCACCCGGGCATCGTGCCTGTGGCGCTTTCGATGAGTGCGCAGGCGCTGGAGGCGGGGTTGGAGAATATTTCGCTGGACCTTGCGCTGGGCTACACCGAGCGCATGCCCGCACGCGGCGGGCAGCTGCGGGCCTGGCCGCAGTATGTGGAGCACTACTTTCTGCTGCGCCGGGCGCTCTGGCCACCCCAGGGCGCAGGGCGCGGACTGCAGATCGGCCCGCCCATGGCCTGGGCCGATGCAGCGGCCTTGCCGCTGTGCCTGCTCACCCCGGAGATGCACAACCGCAGCCTGGTCGATGGCGCCTTCCGCACGGCAGGCGCCACGGTCATGCCCGCCATGGAAACCGATTCGGTGCTGACCCTGGCGCTGAGCGTGGTGGCAGGCCAGGTGTGCAGCGTCTTGCCCGGTGCGCTGGTCGATGCGGTGCGCGGCCATGACGGGCTGGAGGCCTTGCCCCTGACCAACCCGGTGCTGACCACACCTATCGGATTCATGTCGCACCGGCAGGTGCAGCCTACCCGGGCGCTGGATGCGGCGCTGGCGCTGGCGCAGGCCCCCGACTGGCTGCAGCACGCCGCGGCGCACAGTGGGTCGCTGGCGGCGGGTTGA
- a CDS encoding NAD(P)H-dependent oxidoreductase subunit E — MYPMPLAEAPTVATVSVNDMRERIRRKSRLKGRQPEDAAMADVARLLGPRPAEGFRRDLLIEYLHRLNDHFGVLHDRHLVALAKQLNLPMAEVYEVASFYHHFEIVRGEEAQAPRLVLRVCDSLSCSLAGARELLAALPERLRAAGQGDVQVQAVPCVGRCEQAPVAVVHQCPVPHATVDTVLETIRLKPNRALALHLPALAAINFDIAALAEHSVPAQADPISPAHTDLATYRAHGGYQTAAALVSGEMDAEAVLATMEDSGLRGLGGAGFPAGRKWRIVRDQPAPRLMAVNIDEGEPGTFKDRTYLERDPHRFLEGVLVAAQVVGTEAVYIYLRDEYHGCRALLQKALDDLRAQPPCPLPHIELRRGAGAYICGEESAMIESIEGKRGEPRMRPPYIAQVGLFGRPTLEHNFETLYWVRDIVERGPAWFASFGRHGRKGLRSFSVSGRVKHPGVKLAPAGITVQELIDEYCGGMLDGHQLYAYLPGGASGGILPASLNHIPLDFDTLQPYGCFIGSAAVIVLSQHDSAREAALNVMRFFEHESCGQCTPCRVGTAKAAALMEARQWDADLLDDLAQVMADASICGLGQAAANPIHCIHKYFPHEVGEAPWPGDLPKPRNSPLTEQLPGALKP, encoded by the coding sequence ATGTACCCCATGCCCCTTGCTGAAGCCCCCACCGTCGCCACCGTGTCGGTCAACGACATGCGCGAACGCATCCGCCGCAAAAGCCGCCTCAAGGGCCGCCAGCCTGAAGACGCCGCGATGGCCGACGTGGCGCGGCTGCTGGGCCCGCGCCCGGCCGAAGGCTTCCGGCGCGACCTGCTCATTGAGTACCTGCACCGCCTGAACGACCACTTCGGCGTGCTGCACGACCGGCACCTGGTGGCGCTGGCAAAGCAGCTGAACCTGCCCATGGCCGAGGTGTATGAGGTCGCCAGCTTTTATCACCACTTCGAGATCGTGCGCGGCGAGGAGGCGCAGGCGCCGCGCCTGGTGCTGCGCGTGTGCGACAGCCTGAGCTGCAGCCTGGCGGGTGCGCGCGAGCTGCTGGCCGCGCTGCCGGAGCGCCTGCGCGCGGCTGGTCAGGGCGATGTGCAAGTGCAGGCCGTGCCCTGCGTGGGCCGCTGCGAGCAGGCGCCCGTGGCCGTGGTGCATCAGTGCCCGGTGCCGCACGCCACCGTGGACACGGTGCTGGAAACAATCCGGTTGAAGCCCAATCGGGCCCTGGCGCTTCACCTACCAGCGCTGGCAGCTATCAATTTTGATATTGCGGCGCTGGCCGAACACAGCGTGCCTGCGCAGGCAGACCCGATCAGCCCCGCCCACACGGACCTGGCCACCTACCGCGCCCATGGCGGCTACCAGACGGCCGCCGCGCTGGTCAGCGGCGAAATGGATGCCGAGGCCGTGCTCGCAACCATGGAAGACTCGGGCTTGCGCGGCCTGGGCGGTGCAGGCTTCCCGGCGGGGCGCAAGTGGCGCATCGTGCGCGATCAACCCGCGCCGCGCCTGATGGCGGTGAACATCGACGAGGGCGAGCCCGGCACGTTCAAGGACCGCACGTATCTGGAGCGTGACCCGCACCGCTTTCTGGAAGGCGTGCTCGTCGCCGCCCAGGTGGTGGGCACCGAGGCGGTCTATATCTATCTGCGCGACGAGTACCACGGCTGCCGCGCGCTGCTTCAAAAGGCGCTGGATGATCTGCGCGCTCAGCCACCATGCCCCTTGCCACACATCGAGCTGCGACGTGGTGCGGGCGCCTACATCTGCGGCGAAGAGTCCGCCATGATCGAGAGCATTGAAGGCAAGCGTGGCGAACCCCGCATGCGCCCGCCCTACATTGCCCAAGTGGGCCTGTTCGGCCGGCCCACGCTGGAGCACAACTTCGAAACCCTGTACTGGGTGCGCGACATCGTCGAGCGCGGGCCAGCCTGGTTTGCCAGCTTCGGCCGACACGGGCGCAAGGGGCTGCGCAGTTTCAGCGTGAGCGGCCGCGTGAAGCACCCGGGCGTCAAGCTCGCGCCTGCGGGCATCACCGTGCAGGAGCTCATCGACGAATACTGCGGCGGCATGCTGGACGGCCACCAGCTCTACGCCTACCTGCCCGGCGGGGCCTCGGGCGGCATCCTGCCCGCGAGCCTGAACCACATTCCGCTCGATTTCGACACGCTGCAGCCCTATGGCTGCTTCATCGGCTCGGCCGCCGTCATCGTGCTCAGCCAGCACGACAGTGCGCGTGAAGCCGCCCTGAACGTGATGCGCTTTTTTGAACACGAAAGCTGCGGCCAGTGCACGCCCTGCCGCGTGGGCACGGCCAAGGCCGCCGCGCTGATGGAGGCGCGCCAGTGGGACGCCGACCTGCTCGACGACCTGGCCCAGGTGATGGCCGACGCGTCCATCTGCGGCCTGGGCCAGGCAGCGGCCAACCCCATCCATTGCATCCACAAATACTTTCCGCACGAGGTGGGCGAAGCGCCGTGGCCGGGCGACCTGCCCAAGCCGCGCAACAGTCCGCTCACCGAGCAATTGCCTGGAGCGTTGAAGCCATGA
- the fdhF gene encoding formate dehydrogenase subunit alpha, whose amino-acid sequence MSAVWTSAVVQPGVAFELDGQPVTAHPGETILKAAQRHGVDIPHLCYSDSLRPDGNCRACVVEIAGERTLAPSCCRAPTEGMKVQAASPRARKSQQMVVEMLLSDMPDVGYRWNDGDRETPELIAGSAYPLSDGAQFDSKTAETIGQHGELSAWADRLGVAVRPALKALRRQQPAADLSHPAMAVNLDACIQCNRCVRACREEQVNDVIGYALRGADSKIVFDLDDPMADSTCVACGECVQACPTGALSPKTHIGSQKVDRKVDSVCPFCGVGCLITYNVRDEKIISVEGRDGPANHGRLCVKGRFGFDYAHHPDRVTVPLIRKPGVPKEVRPYGADWRDTFREATWDEALDLAAGQLKSLRDTHGPKALAGFGSAKGSNEEAYLFQKLVRTGFGSNNVDHCTRLCHASSVAALLEGVGSGAVSNPVNDVEHAELIFVIGSNPTANHPVAATWMKNAAQRGAKIVLADPRVTDIGRHAWRTLQFKADTDVAMLNALIHTVIDEGLVDEAFIRDRANNFEALKANVMGCSPEAMAPVCGIPAETLREVARAFATARASMILWGMGVSQHIHGTDNARCLIALCAVTGQIGKPGSGLHPLRGQNNVQGASDAGLIPMMFPNYQRVDNAGAHAWFESFWGTKLDETPGYTVVEIMHKALAPDTDPHKVRGMYIMGENPAMSDPDLNHARHALASLQHLVVQDIFLTETAWLADVVLPASAWPEKTGTASNTDRMVQMGRRALNPPGNARPDLWIIQQMATRMGLQWSYEGEESGVAAVYEEMRQAMHGSIQGISWERLERDSSVTYPCLTADDSGQPIVFTETFPTPTGRLHLVPASMIPAAETPDANFPLVLITGRQLEHWHTGSMTRRSAVLDAIEPMATASMHGDELARLGVQPGALVGIRSRRGMVQVRLRRDDGMPRGTVFMPFAYVEAAANLLTNAALDPFGKIPEFKYCAVAITVLPPQGQ is encoded by the coding sequence ATGAGCGCCGTATGGACCTCTGCCGTTGTGCAGCCCGGCGTGGCCTTCGAGCTGGACGGCCAGCCCGTCACCGCCCACCCTGGCGAAACCATCCTGAAAGCCGCGCAGCGCCACGGCGTGGACATCCCGCACCTCTGCTATTCCGACAGCCTGCGCCCCGATGGCAACTGCCGCGCCTGCGTGGTCGAGATTGCGGGCGAGCGCACGCTTGCCCCCAGCTGCTGCCGTGCGCCCACCGAAGGCATGAAGGTGCAGGCGGCCAGCCCGCGCGCGCGCAAGAGCCAGCAGATGGTGGTGGAGATGCTGCTGTCCGACATGCCGGATGTGGGCTACCGGTGGAACGATGGAGATAGAGAAACTCCTGAATTGATAGCTGGTAGCGCTTATCCCTTAAGCGATGGAGCCCAATTTGATTCAAAAACTGCTGAAACGATAGGCCAGCACGGCGAGCTGAGCGCCTGGGCTGATCGTCTGGGCGTGGCGGTGCGCCCAGCCCTCAAAGCCCTGCGCCGCCAGCAGCCCGCTGCCGACCTGAGCCACCCGGCCATGGCCGTGAATCTGGACGCCTGCATCCAGTGCAACCGCTGCGTTCGCGCCTGCCGCGAAGAACAGGTCAACGACGTGATCGGCTACGCGCTGCGCGGCGCGGACTCCAAGATCGTCTTCGACCTGGACGACCCCATGGCCGATAGCACCTGTGTGGCCTGCGGCGAATGTGTGCAGGCCTGCCCCACCGGCGCGCTCAGCCCCAAGACGCACATCGGCTCGCAAAAGGTGGACCGCAAGGTGGATTCGGTCTGCCCGTTTTGCGGCGTAGGTTGCCTCATCACCTACAACGTGCGCGATGAAAAAATCATCAGCGTGGAGGGCCGCGACGGCCCGGCCAACCACGGCCGCCTGTGCGTGAAGGGGCGCTTTGGTTTTGACTACGCCCACCACCCCGACCGCGTCACGGTGCCGCTGATCCGCAAGCCCGGCGTGCCCAAGGAGGTGCGGCCCTACGGCGCCGACTGGCGCGACACGTTCCGCGAAGCGACGTGGGACGAGGCGCTGGATTTGGCCGCAGGCCAGCTCAAGAGCCTGCGCGACACGCACGGCCCCAAGGCGCTGGCGGGCTTCGGCTCGGCCAAGGGCAGCAACGAAGAGGCCTACCTGTTCCAGAAGCTGGTTCGCACCGGCTTTGGCAGCAACAACGTGGACCACTGCACGCGGCTGTGCCATGCGTCCAGCGTGGCCGCGCTGCTCGAAGGTGTGGGCTCGGGCGCGGTGAGCAACCCGGTCAATGATGTGGAGCATGCCGAATTGATCTTCGTGATCGGCTCCAATCCCACGGCCAACCACCCCGTGGCAGCCACCTGGATGAAGAACGCAGCGCAGCGTGGCGCAAAAATCGTGCTGGCCGACCCGCGCGTCACCGACATTGGCCGCCACGCCTGGCGCACGCTGCAGTTCAAGGCCGACACCGACGTGGCCATGCTCAATGCGCTGATCCACACGGTGATCGACGAGGGCCTGGTGGATGAGGCCTTCATTCGCGACCGCGCCAACAACTTCGAGGCACTCAAGGCCAACGTGATGGGCTGCAGCCCCGAGGCCATGGCGCCGGTGTGCGGCATCCCGGCCGAGACGCTGCGCGAAGTGGCGCGTGCGTTTGCCACGGCCAGGGCGTCCATGATTTTGTGGGGCATGGGCGTGAGCCAGCACATCCACGGCACCGACAACGCGCGCTGCCTGATCGCGCTGTGCGCCGTCACCGGCCAGATCGGCAAACCCGGCTCGGGCCTGCACCCGCTGCGCGGCCAGAACAACGTGCAGGGCGCGAGCGACGCGGGGCTGATCCCCATGATGTTCCCCAACTACCAGCGCGTGGACAACGCGGGGGCACATGCGTGGTTTGAAAGCTTCTGGGGCACCAAGCTGGACGAGACACCCGGCTACACGGTGGTCGAGATCATGCACAAGGCCCTGGCGCCCGACACGGACCCGCACAAGGTGCGCGGCATGTACATCATGGGTGAAAACCCCGCCATGAGCGACCCCGACCTGAACCACGCGCGCCACGCGCTGGCCAGCCTGCAGCACCTGGTGGTGCAGGACATCTTTTTGACTGAAACCGCCTGGCTGGCCGACGTGGTGCTGCCCGCCAGCGCCTGGCCCGAGAAGACCGGCACGGCCAGCAACACCGACCGCATGGTGCAGATGGGCCGCCGCGCGCTGAACCCGCCTGGCAATGCGCGGCCTGATTTGTGGATCATCCAGCAGATGGCGACGCGGATGGGCTTGCAATGGAGCTACGAAGGCGAAGAATCTGGCGTGGCCGCCGTGTATGAAGAGATGCGTCAGGCTATGCACGGCAGTATTCAGGGCATCAGCTGGGAGCGGCTGGAGCGCGACTCCAGCGTGACCTACCCTTGCCTCACGGCGGACGACTCGGGCCAGCCCATCGTCTTCACCGAAACATTTCCCACCCCCACAGGCCGTCTGCACCTGGTGCCCGCCAGCATGATCCCCGCCGCAGAGACGCCTGACGCCAACTTCCCGCTGGTGCTCATCACCGGGCGCCAGCTGGAGCACTGGCATACCGGCAGCATGACGCGGCGCAGCGCCGTGCTGGACGCCATCGAGCCCATGGCTACGGCGTCGATGCATGGTGACGAGCTGGCGCGGCTGGGCGTGCAGCCCGGTGCGCTGGTGGGCATCCGCTCGCGGCGCGGCATGGTGCAGGTGCGCTTGCGGCGCGACGACGGCATGCCCCGCGGTACAGTGTTCATGCCCTTTGCTTATGTCGAGGCGGCGGCCAATCTGCTGACCAATGCGGCACTGGACCCGTTTGGCAAGATTCCGGAGTTCAAGTACTGCGCCGTGGCCATCACCGTGCTGCCGCCGCAAGGACAATGA
- a CDS encoding DUF3305 domain-containing protein, translating to MSNRPTSEVAVLMRRERIDNRWQPWRWSLADVVPNEPAFGVEPRLLRQDEREEQWLFPGFAVELFRDDAEGYHLNLASPAPCWFVMWRMDEDTGTGLPLARPVEVSLSYHDAGRWLDAQESVEQVPAPTEVLEGLRAFVDANYQPEPKRRKRPDSFRSLQDRFGNPASVSTEKLRGGGGGGGHG from the coding sequence ATGTCCAACCGTCCCACTTCTGAAGTCGCCGTTCTGATGCGCCGCGAACGCATCGACAACCGCTGGCAGCCCTGGCGCTGGTCGCTGGCCGATGTGGTGCCCAACGAGCCCGCCTTTGGCGTCGAACCACGGCTGCTGCGGCAGGATGAGCGCGAAGAACAATGGTTGTTCCCCGGCTTTGCCGTGGAGCTGTTTCGTGACGATGCCGAGGGTTACCACCTCAACTTGGCATCGCCCGCGCCCTGCTGGTTCGTGATGTGGCGCATGGATGAAGACACGGGCACCGGCCTACCCCTGGCGCGCCCTGTGGAGGTGAGCCTGAGCTACCACGATGCGGGCCGCTGGCTCGATGCGCAGGAGTCCGTGGAGCAGGTGCCCGCCCCGACCGAGGTGCTCGAAGGCTTGCGCGCCTTTGTGGACGCAAATTACCAGCCCGAACCCAAGCGCCGAAAGCGCCCCGACAGCTTCCGGTCGCTGCAGGATCGGTTTGGCAACCCCGCGTCGGTATCCACCGAAAAGCTGCGCGGGGGTGGAGGAGGAGGGGGTCATGGCTGA
- a CDS encoding DUF3306 domain-containing protein gives MADGFLGRWSQRKRDAREGKPLQEPAPTPTPVPPEQAAAPRGGQQPVNAQAAPAPVSATQPPVAAEPPPPPTLADVQALTTDSDFTPFVARGVAPEVRNAAMKKLFADPHYNVMDGLDIYIGDYSQPDPLPAAMLRQMASAQFLGFFDDEKKPQEAAPGAEAPPMAPGAGQAGDDAQASASEGVAQSGVCTEFPSTPVTATRSHPGEAAVPASQYPHDHADLRLQPDDAPQRESAGGSTS, from the coding sequence ATGGCTGACGGATTTCTGGGGCGCTGGTCACAGCGCAAGCGGGACGCCCGCGAGGGCAAGCCGCTGCAAGAGCCCGCGCCCACCCCCACCCCTGTGCCGCCGGAACAGGCGGCAGCACCGCGCGGCGGCCAACAGCCAGTGAATGCGCAGGCTGCACCGGCCCCCGTGTCGGCAACACAACCACCCGTAGCGGCTGAGCCGCCGCCACCGCCCACGCTGGCAGACGTCCAGGCGCTGACTACCGATTCCGATTTCACGCCCTTCGTGGCCCGTGGTGTGGCCCCCGAGGTGCGCAATGCGGCCATGAAGAAGCTGTTTGCCGACCCCCACTACAACGTGATGGATGGGCTCGACATCTATATCGGGGACTATTCCCAGCCCGACCCGTTGCCCGCTGCCATGCTGCGCCAGATGGCCAGCGCCCAGTTTCTGGGTTTTTTTGACGACGAGAAGAAGCCGCAAGAGGCTGCGCCCGGCGCAGAGGCGCCGCCAATGGCCCCTGGCGCTGGTCAGGCTGGGGATGATGCGCAGGCAAGCGCCAGCGAAGGCGTGGCACAGTCGGGGGTATGCACGGAATTTCCTAGCACGCCGGTAACGGCCACGCGTTCGCACCCCGGCGAAGCGGCCGTGCCTGCCAGCCAATACCCACATGACCACGCTGATCTGCGACTGCAACCAGACGATGCCCCTCAACGCGAAAGCGCTGGGGGAAGCACTTCGTGA
- a CDS encoding 4Fe-4S binding protein, with translation MPLNAKALGEALREDLTLHSTLCRRDAGAFQRAIQSGEPVVVACTQEQRLFADLGQQTEGALSPIRFVNIRETGGWSRDAGKASPKIAALLAAAHLPEPAPVPTVTFKSAGRLLIIGALDAAEQAAALVSDVLDVTLFTQGPGNAGGAQARRFPVLGGRITGLTGWLGAFELQWAADNPIDLDLCTRCNACVAACPENAIGLDYQIDMAACQSHRACVKVCQVAGAIDFTREAVAHQERFDLVLDLRPADATPTFLQHALPQGYFRGDGRDMGMLLRLRELVGEFEKPKFFAYKQKLCAHSRNETVGCNACVDICSAEAIASDKSRQQIKVNPNLCVGCGACTTVCPTGALTYAYPGATDQGLKFKTLLSTYAAAGGKDAVLLLHSQEGGQALVEELGRAAQLKLAHGVPAHVLPVALWHTASTGVDLWLSAVAFGAAQIVVLVTSEESPQYLEGLEAQMAVAQAILHGLGYAGTHLKLLRARNPMDLDAGLQALSQTRQTVPGTAARFAVAQEKRSTLEMALDHLIAQAPLPAAQRPEAIALPATGAPLGTITVDKDRCTLCLSCVSACPASALQDNPQLPQLRFIEQNCVQCGLCATTCPEDAIALQPRLLLTPERTQLRVLNEAKPWACVRCSKPFGTVKAIEAMLGKLSGHPMFQGEALERLKMCSDCRVIDLYSSQSETKVTDL, from the coding sequence ATGCCCCTCAACGCGAAAGCGCTGGGGGAAGCACTTCGTGAAGACCTGACCCTTCATTCCACCCTGTGCCGGCGTGATGCCGGTGCATTCCAGCGTGCGATCCAGAGCGGTGAACCCGTCGTGGTGGCGTGCACGCAGGAGCAGCGGCTGTTTGCCGACCTGGGGCAGCAGACCGAAGGCGCGCTTTCGCCCATCCGTTTCGTGAACATTCGCGAAACGGGCGGCTGGAGCCGCGATGCTGGCAAGGCCAGCCCCAAGATCGCGGCGCTGCTGGCCGCTGCCCATCTGCCCGAACCGGCACCGGTGCCGACGGTCACCTTCAAGAGCGCCGGGCGGCTGCTCATCATTGGCGCCCTTGATGCGGCGGAGCAGGCGGCCGCCCTGGTGTCCGATGTGCTGGATGTCACGCTGTTCACGCAGGGCCCCGGCAATGCCGGCGGGGCGCAGGCCCGGCGCTTTCCGGTGCTGGGCGGGCGCATCACGGGCCTCACGGGGTGGCTGGGCGCGTTCGAGTTGCAGTGGGCGGCCGACAACCCCATCGACCTCGATCTGTGTACGCGCTGCAATGCCTGCGTGGCGGCTTGTCCCGAGAATGCCATCGGGCTCGATTACCAGATTGACATGGCGGCCTGCCAGTCGCACCGCGCCTGCGTGAAGGTGTGCCAGGTGGCGGGCGCCATTGATTTCACCCGCGAGGCCGTGGCCCATCAGGAGCGTTTCGACCTGGTGCTGGACCTGCGCCCGGCAGACGCCACCCCCACCTTTTTGCAGCACGCGCTGCCGCAGGGCTACTTTCGCGGGGACGGCCGGGACATGGGCATGCTGCTGCGCCTGCGCGAGCTGGTAGGCGAGTTCGAGAAACCCAAGTTCTTTGCCTACAAGCAAAAGCTCTGCGCCCACAGCCGCAACGAAACCGTGGGCTGCAATGCCTGCGTGGACATCTGCTCGGCCGAAGCCATTGCCAGCGACAAGAGCCGCCAGCAAATCAAGGTGAACCCCAACCTGTGTGTGGGCTGCGGCGCCTGCACCACCGTGTGCCCTACGGGCGCGCTGACCTACGCCTACCCCGGCGCCACCGACCAGGGCCTGAAATTCAAGACCCTGTTGTCCACCTACGCGGCGGCAGGCGGCAAGGATGCCGTGCTGCTGTTGCACAGCCAGGAAGGTGGCCAGGCCCTGGTGGAAGAACTGGGCCGCGCGGCCCAGCTCAAGCTGGCGCACGGGGTCCCGGCGCATGTGCTGCCGGTGGCCTTGTGGCACACGGCCAGCACGGGGGTGGACTTGTGGCTCAGTGCCGTGGCTTTTGGCGCCGCGCAGATCGTGGTGTTGGTCACCAGCGAAGAGTCGCCGCAATACCTGGAGGGCCTGGAGGCGCAAATGGCGGTGGCGCAGGCCATCCTCCATGGCCTGGGCTATGCGGGCACCCATCTGAAGCTGCTGCGCGCGCGCAACCCGATGGATCTGGATGCCGGCCTGCAGGCCCTCTCGCAGACGCGCCAGACCGTGCCGGGGACGGCGGCGCGCTTTGCCGTGGCGCAGGAGAAGCGCAGCACGCTGGAGATGGCACTCGACCACCTGATTGCCCAAGCCCCGCTGCCCGCGGCGCAGCGGCCCGAAGCCATTGCGCTGCCTGCGACCGGCGCGCCGCTGGGCACCATCACGGTCGACAAGGACCGCTGCACCCTGTGCCTGAGCTGCGTGAGCGCCTGTCCGGCCAGTGCGCTGCAGGACAACCCGCAGCTGCCGCAGCTGCGGTTCATCGAGCAAAACTGCGTGCAGTGCGGCCTGTGCGCCACCACCTGCCCCGAAGACGCCATTGCGTTGCAGCCGCGCCTGTTGCTTACGCCCGAGCGAACCCAGTTGCGCGTGCTCAACGAAGCCAAACCCTGGGCCTGCGTGCGCTGCAGCAAGCCCTTTGGCACCGTCAAAGCCATCGAGGCCATGCTGGGCAAGTTGTCGGGCCACCCCATGTTCCAGGGCGAGGCGCTGGAGCGACTCAAGATGTGCAGCGATTGCCGCGTCATCGACCTGTATTCCTCCCAAAGCGAAACGAAAGTGACCGACCTGTGA